In Vigna angularis cultivar LongXiaoDou No.4 chromosome 8, ASM1680809v1, whole genome shotgun sequence, one DNA window encodes the following:
- the LOC108344686 gene encoding SKP1-interacting partner 15 has product MEEEPPIYRLPHDTLHQIFSSLPLRQIILCRSLSKFFLHLLSAPSFLHLLSISHPPLHLHLLALRHRHTPHASHTSHTSLSLFDPDHNTWLHFPLDFLPFHSPLPVASSHGLLYLWAQPKPKPNANPSQPDTTATKSLIACNPLTRTFRVLPHLGSAWSRHGAVLVDADHRVMVLTELAALYCHRTPKWLKFSSNLPSKPRSPLLINHSAFALCDVGSPWRSQWKLFSCNIAATPSPSWSRLERHEWGDVFDVLKRPRLVRGHGNRILMVGGLKSSFALNAPCSTILVLRLDLDKLEWDEAARMPLEMFRAFRESTKFKVFGGGDRVCFSAKRIGKLALWDRCAAEGEQWRWIDNLPGNGDGLYRGFVFEGRLHAVP; this is encoded by the coding sequence ATGGAGGAGGAGCCTCCGATCTACCGTCTCCCGCACGACACGCTCCACCAGATCTTCTCCTCCCTCCCCCTCCGCCAAATCATCCTCTGCCGCTCCCTCTCTAAGTTTTTCCTCCACCTCCTCTCCGCCCCCtccttcctccacctcctctcCATCTCCCACCCTCCCCTCCACCTCCATCTCCTCGCCCTCCGCCACCGCCACACTCCTCACGCTTCTCACACTTCTCACACCTCTCTTTCCCTCTTCGATCCCGACCATAACACATGGCTCCATTTTCCCCTCGATTTTCTCCCCTTCCATTCACCTCTCCCCGTTGCTTCCTCTCACGGTCTCCTCTACCTCTGGGCCCAGCCCAAGCCCAAGCCCAACGCCAACCCTTCCCAGCCAGACACCACCGCAACCAAATCCCTCATCGCATGTAACCCTCTCACGCGCACCTTCCGCGTCCTCCCCCATCTCGGCTCCGCCTGGTCCCGCCATGGCGCCGTTCTCGTCGACGCCGACCACCGCGTCATGGTCCTAACTGAACTCGCGGCCCTCTACTGCCACCGCACGCCGAAGTGGCTCAAATTCTCCTCAAACCTCCCTTCCAAACCCCGCTCCCCTCTACTCATCAACCACTCCGCTTTCGCTCTCTGCGACGTCGGTTCCCCCTGGCGGAGCCAGTGGAAACTTTTCTCCTGCAACATCGCCGCAACACCTTCGCCTTCGTGGTCGCGCCTCGAGCGCCACGAGTGGGGGGACGTATTCGACGTCCTCAAGCGCCCCCGCCTTGTTCGGGGCCACGGCAACCGGATCCTCATGGTCGGCGGCCTCAAGTCCTCGTTCGCCCTCAACGCGCCCTGCTCCACCATCCTTGTCCTCCGTCTCGACCTCGACAAGCTCGAATGGGACGAAGCAGCGCGCATGCCGCTTGAGATGTTCCGCGCCTTCCGTGAATCGACAAAGTTCAAAGTCTTCGGAGGCGGCGACAGGGTTTGCTTCTCCGCCAAGAGGATCGGGAAGCTGGCGCTCTGGGACCGCTGTGCCGCCGAAGGGGAGCAGTGGCGGTGGATCGATAACCTTCCCGGGAATGGCGACGGACTCTACCGCGGATTTGTGTTTGAAGGGAGGCTCCATGCTGTGCCCTGA